The genomic window CACTAGAACAGGCTCATATGGATGATGTTATGGTCGCTCTTTTAATGGATGGATACCCCATTCCTTCTGATTACGGAGGACCTGCTCGCCTTATTGTCCCTAAAATGTATGCCTACAAAGCGGTGAAATGGCTAGTCCGTATAGAAGCAATAGACCATGAACACTTAGGATATTGGCAAGTAAGGGGTTATGATACAAATGCGTGGGTTCATGGAAAACAATCATAGTTATATTGTTAAAAATACGAACAAAACTACGAAAGCAAACGTACGATACAAAAAGATTATTATTTAATACGTCCAAAGAAGCAGGTTGATTTTACAATAGAATCATATTTTAAAGGAGGCACAAAAATGACTATTTTCCTTACTATGATTATTGTCCTCATAGGTATAGCAATGCTTGTGCTGGGATTAATGAAACGAAAAAAATGGTTAGTGGTTCTGTCTTTACTCATGATAATCTTTGCAATTAGTTCTTTTATGCTAATGTTACTCATGTTTTTCCATTGAAGTTAGCTCTTATCTTTAAGTATACATTGAAAATCAGATGATCATAATCTAAGCACTACTAATTGTGTATCAAGCGCAAAAAACATATTGTCAATTAATCTCTCCACACCTTTCATAGCTGTTTTTATAACTTGAATACTTGCTGTACCTTATCCTGACAAAAGCTTACCCTTTTTCTCTTTTGCATTATGTGCAGTAACCTATATCGATTATAACGCTGAATCATTATGAATGGAGTATTAAAACAAAACGCATATACTATCATTATCCACCCCGACAAAATATCATTGAAAGTAAAGAAGATTGGAGCGGGTAGGATCTGCATAATGTGTGAGAGCTCAGCTCGTTTCGTTTCAAATATAAAACGCTCCACTCCCTTAATACTCTTAACATTGATCTCGCGTTTTTTAATACCACCTTTCACCCAATCTCCACCGTCAGGTAGCTTTTCCTTCCACTTTTTTATACGTAGTTTTTCATATACCTTCACTTCCCACCTGTTCACTGGATATAAGCACGAGAAGAAATTAATGGTCTTTTCATTAAATTTTGATGGAATATATGCTCCAATTGTATGAATAATCCCCCAAACTAATACATTAATTAATGCAATCATATATCTTGATCACCCTTTGTTTTAGATACAACTATTTGTCGACCCTTCCATGATGCATTTTTTAATAAAAATGTACTTATTACCGAATAACAACTAACAAAAATAAAAAATACGATGTGAATAGGAAATAGAATGGTATCAAACAAAGAAAAGTTCCCGATTTGTCGTAATATGCGAAAATATAACAGGCACATAAAAACGTATGTTACAACAAAGAAAATTGACTGTTCAAATATAATATCGATGCTTTTTGTTATAAATGAGAAAGCTACGGCAATCCAAATTATAATAAGAAATGTGAATTTAGGAGATGTTTTTTTAGCTCCTGATGCTATACTTTTTGCCCACCCTTTAAATACACTCACTATTCCATCTTGATACATTCTCATGTTAATTATGTTCTTCCCTACTATTGCGCGAGCATAAAAACCTTTAGATATAGCAAGCTGACAAAAGGCAAAATTCTCTACAATCTGCTCCTTTATTGCCTCATGCCCTCCTAGCGTTACATATATCTCTTTCTTACAAATTAGAAGCTGTCCAAACCCTCCAGCAGGCTTTGTATTTTTAGAAAATATATGTGTAATTCCTAAAGATAAAAAAACAACTAAATGGAAAAATGCTGATAACTTTTCATACCATCGCTCCATTACATGAAACGGATGAATGGTTAATAAATCAGTTTTGTTATCTTCTTGAAATGTAGATATAGCATTTTCTATCCCATTTTTACTAAACCATGTGTCTGCATCAACAAATATTAAAATATCACCTTTTGCCACAGTAGCACCATTCCAACAAGCCCACGATTTACCTAACCATCCAGCAGGTAAATCTTTATTATCTATGACTCTCGCTCCATATTGTAGTGCAATGTCCTTCGTTCGATCCGTTGATTGGTCATTGACAACAATAATCTCAAGGGGTTGATAATCCTGACTTTGAATAGATGTTAATAGTCTTGCGATAGTTTGTTCTTCATTTCTTGCAGGGATAATAATTGAAATAATTTGATTGCTCTTAACATTAGTTTCTTTTTTAGAAGCAGGAATTCTCCAAAATAAAAAGAGAAAGAGAACTACTGTCATTACACCATATACCAAATTCATCTCTCCTTGTTTAATACAATGCCAATTTACCTATATACATTAAAACAAAAAGGATACTTTTTGAAATGAAAGATGAAGTAACCCACCAAAACTATTTTGCTTGGTGGGAACTCATCATTGGTCAAAATTATACTATTTTGCGACCAAGTTTTTTCTCATCATCTAAAATTAAATCTGCCGTCAATTGACCAGAAAGGGTAACCATAGGCACCCCACCACCAGGATGAGTTGAACCGCCAACAAAATACACATTATTAAAAAGCTCACTTCTACTAGGTATTTTAAACCCACCATTTAATTTCCGATCTGTAACGACACCATAGATTGAACCACCATTAGCACCGTATAAACGTTTTAAGTCATCTGGGGTAAATATGTATTCAAACTCAATACTTTCACGCAACTGAGCCATACCCATACGCTCAAGTTTTGCTAGAATAGCATCCCGATACATTTCTTTATGCTGATCCCATGTCTCGCCTTCTTTTAAAGGTGGTACGTGTGTAAGAACAAATAAGTTTTCTTTTCCTTCAGGTGCTTGTGTAGAATCAGATTTAGATGAAATACCTACATACACTGTCGGATCATCAGCTAACTTTTTTTCATCGAACATTTGCTGAAACTCTTTTTTCGGATCTTCAGAAAAGAAGAAATTATGGTGTGATAACTGATTATACTTTTTATTTACACCTAGTAATAAAACTAACCCAGATACAGTAGGCGCAAAATTAGTTAGATTATTTGTAACACGTTTCCGTTCGTTAGAATTTTCTACAAATGTATTATAGAAGGGAATGGCTTCTAGATTAGAAACAAGGAGATCTGTTTCTATGATTTTTTCATCCTCCGTTTCCACAGAAACAACCTTATTATCCGTCTCATTAATTTTGGACACTTTAGCATTAAGCAAAACTGTAACACCTAAATCTTGAAGTACGTTTTGCATAGCCTCAGCAATTTTGTACATCCCACCTTTTACGTAATACACTCCAATCCCTAATTGAACATGTGCTAACTGAGAAAGAACTGCTGGTGCATGATATGGTGAAGACCCTATATACATAATTAAAAAATTCATAAGCTGCTGAATGCGTTTGTCTTTAAAATATTTTTGTGTTGATTGATCCATCGTTTTCATAGGATCCATTGCCCATAACTCTTTCAACGTATGCTCCAGGCGTAAATCTTGCAATCCACTTATACTTTTTTTGTAAAAGCTTTTTTGCATTAGTTCATACATTTGCGAGCAATATTGGAGATAAGATAAAAATGACTTAGAATCATCTGTTGAAACCTTTTTAATTTCTTCTAGCATAGTTGGTAAATCACTTGTCAGATC from Bacillus sp. HMF5848 includes these protein-coding regions:
- a CDS encoding glycosyltransferase family 2 protein, translated to MVYGVMTVVLFLFLFWRIPASKKETNVKSNQIISIIIPARNEEQTIARLLTSIQSQDYQPLEIIVVNDQSTDRTKDIALQYGARVIDNKDLPAGWLGKSWACWNGATVAKGDILIFVDADTWFSKNGIENAISTFQEDNKTDLLTIHPFHVMERWYEKLSAFFHLVVFLSLGITHIFSKNTKPAGGFGQLLICKKEIYVTLGGHEAIKEQIVENFAFCQLAISKGFYARAIVGKNIINMRMYQDGIVSVFKGWAKSIASGAKKTSPKFTFLIIIWIAVAFSFITKSIDIIFEQSIFFVVTYVFMCLLYFRILRQIGNFSLFDTILFPIHIVFFIFVSCYSVISTFLLKNASWKGRQIVVSKTKGDQDI
- a CDS encoding NAD(P)/FAD-dependent oxidoreductase; this encodes MKKRVTVIGGGLAGMSAAIRLAAAKYDVTIVEQGERLGGKLNKREGMGFTFDTGPSILTMPWVLEKLFKDVGKDIHDYLEIVRVEPGWRTFFEDGTTIDLTSDLPTMLEEIKKVSTDDSKSFLSYLQYCSQMYELMQKSFYKKSISGLQDLRLEHTLKELWAMDPMKTMDQSTQKYFKDKRIQQLMNFLIMYIGSSPYHAPAVLSQLAHVQLGIGVYYVKGGMYKIAEAMQNVLQDLGVTVLLNAKVSKINETDNKVVSVETEDEKIIETDLLVSNLEAIPFYNTFVENSNERKRVTNNLTNFAPTVSGLVLLLGVNKKYNQLSHHNFFFSEDPKKEFQQMFDEKKLADDPTVYVGISSKSDSTQAPEGKENLFVLTHVPPLKEGETWDQHKEMYRDAILAKLERMGMAQLRESIEFEYIFTPDDLKRLYGANGGSIYGVVTDRKLNGGFKIPSRSELFNNVYFVGGSTHPGGGVPMVTLSGQLTADLILDDEKKLGRKIV